A genomic stretch from Erwinia sp. E_sp_B01_1 includes:
- a CDS encoding type 1 glutamine amidotransferase domain-containing protein yields the protein MSKKIAVLITDEFEDSEFTSPAEAYTKAGHQVVTIEKKAGNTVTGKQGKATITIDKAIDEVNAEEFDALLLPGGHSPDSLRGDDRFVDFTKRFVELGKPVFAICHGPQLLISANAVRGRKMTSVKAIAIDLKNAGADFYDEEVVVDNDKLVTSRTPEDLPAFNRESVRILESV from the coding sequence ATGAGCAAGAAGATTGCGGTACTGATTACCGATGAATTTGAAGACTCAGAATTCACGTCCCCTGCTGAAGCCTATACCAAAGCAGGGCACCAGGTGGTGACCATTGAGAAAAAAGCCGGGAATACCGTCACGGGCAAGCAGGGCAAAGCGACAATCACCATCGATAAAGCCATCGATGAGGTTAATGCAGAAGAATTTGATGCGCTGCTGCTGCCCGGCGGGCACTCCCCGGACAGCCTGCGAGGGGACGATCGTTTCGTCGATTTCACCAAACGTTTTGTTGAGCTGGGCAAACCGGTATTTGCCATCTGTCATGGCCCGCAGCTGTTAATCAGCGCCAATGCCGTACGCGGACGTAAAATGACGTCGGTAAAAGCCATCGCCATTGATTTGAAAAATGCGGGCGCCGACTTCTACGATGAAGAAGTGGTGGTGGACAACGATAAGCTGGTGACCAGCCGGACGCCGGAAGATCTTCCCGCGTTCAACCGTGAATCAGTGCGTATTCTTGAATCCGTCTGA
- a CDS encoding YhbP family protein, with protein MSGSEPLNAIARYLKKQHVLSLCSGEPVWCANCFYVFDAGRVAFWLMTETETRHGAQMLGNPLVAGTINGQPKSVMLIKGVQYSGRISLLAGEEEQVARKAYIKRFPIAAKVTAPLWEIQLDELKMTDNTLGFGKKLSWIRG; from the coding sequence ATGTCCGGAAGTGAACCCCTTAACGCGATTGCCCGTTACCTTAAAAAACAACATGTCCTCTCCCTGTGCAGTGGGGAGCCCGTCTGGTGTGCCAACTGTTTTTACGTTTTTGACGCCGGCCGGGTGGCATTCTGGCTGATGACCGAGACAGAGACCCGTCACGGCGCGCAGATGCTTGGTAATCCGCTGGTGGCGGGTACGATTAATGGCCAGCCAAAATCGGTAATGCTGATCAAGGGCGTGCAGTATTCAGGCCGGATAAGCCTGCTGGCGGGCGAGGAGGAGCAGGTGGCACGTAAAGCCTATATTAAACGCTTTCCGATAGCCGCAAAAGTGACGGCTCCGCTATGGGAAATCCAGCTTGATGAGCTGAAAATGACGGATAACACGCTGGGATTTGGTAAGAAGCTGAGCTGGATTCGGGGATAA
- a CDS encoding GIY-YIG nuclease family protein encodes MTEQLRVTAPAPWRLYILRTASGMLYTGITNDVARRFMQHQSGKGAKALRGKGPLELLFHCEAGDRSMASQLEYQVKQLKRLEKIRLVEHQPVSLSAWLQSLKSG; translated from the coding sequence ATGACAGAACAATTGAGGGTAACCGCCCCCGCGCCGTGGCGCCTTTATATCCTGCGCACCGCCAGCGGGATGCTTTATACCGGCATCACCAATGACGTGGCCAGACGTTTTATGCAGCATCAGTCCGGCAAAGGCGCTAAAGCCCTGCGTGGCAAAGGCCCTCTTGAGCTGTTATTTCACTGTGAAGCGGGCGATCGCTCAATGGCATCACAACTGGAATACCAGGTGAAGCAGTTGAAAAGGCTGGAGAAGATCAGGCTGGTTGAACACCAGCCTGTGAGTTTAAGCGCCTGGCTACAGTCGCTTAAAAGCGGTTAA
- a CDS encoding N-acetyltransferase, translating to MLIRSEIGIDAASIDSLLRRCFETSAEAELVQQLREDGLLTLGVVATDDEGQVLGYAAFSPVTLKGEDKQWVGLAPLAVDSSVRGQELGKQLIYEGLDTLNEFGYAAVVVVGDPAYYGRYGFEPAARHQLRCRWPGTEAAFQVYKLDDNAFSGAGGQIDFSAPFNRF from the coding sequence ATGTTAATTCGTAGTGAGATAGGGATAGACGCAGCCAGTATAGACAGTTTGTTACGCCGCTGTTTTGAGACCTCAGCAGAGGCTGAGCTGGTTCAGCAACTGCGTGAAGATGGCTTACTGACGCTGGGTGTTGTAGCCACAGATGATGAAGGCCAGGTGCTGGGGTATGCCGCGTTCAGCCCGGTGACGCTGAAGGGCGAAGATAAACAGTGGGTGGGGCTGGCGCCGTTAGCCGTAGACAGCAGCGTCAGGGGGCAGGAGCTGGGTAAACAGCTGATCTATGAAGGTCTGGATACCCTGAATGAGTTTGGCTATGCCGCAGTCGTTGTAGTGGGGGATCCGGCCTATTACGGACGATACGGTTTTGAACCGGCGGCCAGGCATCAGCTGCGCTGCCGCTGGCCGGGAACCGAAGCCGCGTTTCAGGTTTATAAGCTTGATGACAACGCGTTTAGCGGGGCCGGAGGCCAGATTGACTTTTCTGCACCTTTTAACCGCTTTTAA
- a CDS encoding SCP2 domain-containing protein, with protein sequence MVLNPLRAQLVRKGPQLLRIPLQFAPFMLKKQVLQRILAWQFNHALAEGELDFLQGRWAGIEIRDLGLRWAMTVEQGALCVADRVEADVWFRGDANDLLLVAARRQDPDTLFFQRRLSIEGDTELGLEVKNLMDAIELESMPAPLRFGLMQLADLVEAGLTEDANSPADRAGEPC encoded by the coding sequence ATGGTGTTGAACCCGTTACGCGCCCAACTTGTGCGAAAAGGCCCGCAATTGTTACGGATCCCACTGCAGTTTGCCCCGTTCATGTTGAAGAAACAGGTCCTGCAACGCATTCTTGCCTGGCAATTTAACCATGCTCTTGCGGAAGGTGAGTTAGACTTTCTACAAGGGCGCTGGGCAGGAATTGAGATCCGTGACCTTGGGCTGCGCTGGGCAATGACTGTTGAACAGGGAGCATTATGTGTTGCCGATCGGGTAGAAGCGGACGTCTGGTTCCGTGGCGATGCCAACGATTTGCTGCTGGTGGCAGCCCGCAGGCAGGATCCCGATACGCTGTTTTTCCAGCGTCGTCTGAGCATTGAAGGAGATACTGAACTGGGGCTTGAAGTGAAAAATTTGATGGATGCGATTGAGCTTGAATCTATGCCGGCGCCGTTGCGCTTTGGCCTTATGCAACTGGCGGATCTGGTTGAGGCAGGACTGACTGAGGACGCGAATTCCCCAGCGGATCGCGCAGGTGAACCATGTTAA
- a CDS encoding peptidase U32 family protein, whose amino-acid sequence MELLCPAGNLPALKAAIENGADAVYIGLKDDTNARHFAGLNFTEKRLKEASRYVHQHRRKLHVAINTFAHPEGYQRWERAVDMAAQAGVDALILADIAMLEYAANRYPHIERHVSVQASATNAEAIDFYQRHFEVARVVLPRVLSMHQVRQLARATTVPLEVFAFGSLCIMAEGRCYLSSYLTGESPNTVGACSPARFVRWQQTPTGLESRLNEVLIDRYGPGENAGYPTLCKGRYKVGDLPYHALEEPTSLNTLELLPTLLATNIASVKIEGRQRSPAYVAQIARIWRQAIDRCKADPEHFTAQQNWMTALSALSEGTQTTLGAYHREWQ is encoded by the coding sequence ATGGAACTGCTTTGTCCTGCAGGAAATTTACCTGCGTTAAAGGCGGCGATTGAGAATGGTGCGGACGCCGTCTATATCGGTCTGAAAGACGATACCAATGCCCGTCATTTTGCCGGTTTGAATTTTACCGAAAAGCGTCTGAAAGAAGCGTCCCGCTACGTTCATCAGCATAGACGTAAACTGCATGTTGCGATCAATACTTTTGCCCATCCGGAGGGGTATCAGCGTTGGGAACGTGCGGTAGATATGGCCGCACAGGCTGGCGTGGATGCGCTGATTCTGGCGGATATTGCGATGCTGGAGTACGCGGCAAATCGCTATCCCCACATTGAGCGCCATGTTTCGGTACAGGCCTCCGCCACGAATGCGGAAGCGATCGATTTCTATCAGCGTCATTTTGAGGTCGCGCGGGTTGTGCTTCCAAGGGTGCTTTCCATGCATCAGGTTCGCCAGCTCGCACGGGCAACCACCGTGCCACTGGAAGTCTTTGCTTTCGGCAGCCTTTGTATCATGGCCGAGGGACGCTGCTATCTCTCCTCTTATCTTACTGGCGAATCTCCTAACACCGTCGGAGCCTGCTCACCTGCCCGTTTCGTTCGCTGGCAACAGACGCCCACAGGGCTGGAGTCACGTTTAAATGAAGTGCTGATCGATCGCTATGGCCCCGGCGAGAACGCCGGCTATCCAACCTTGTGCAAAGGGCGCTATAAAGTCGGTGATCTGCCCTATCATGCGCTGGAGGAGCCAACCAGCCTCAATACCCTGGAATTGCTGCCTACCCTGCTGGCCACCAATATTGCCTCAGTAAAAATTGAAGGACGGCAGCGCAGCCCCGCCTATGTGGCACAGATTGCCCGTATCTGGCGCCAGGCGATTGATCGCTGTAAAGCGGATCCTGAGCATTTTACCGCGCAGCAAAACTGGATGACGGCGCTGAGCGCGCTGAGTGAAGGCACACAAACCACGCTGGGTGCTTATCACCGGGAATGGCAGTAA
- a CDS encoding U32 family peptidase, with protein MKYALGPVLWYWSNQKLQAFYQAAAESQADIIYLGEAVCSKRRATRNGDWLAMAREVASAGKQVVLSTLALVQSPSELTELKRYVDNGEFLIEANDMGTVNMAAGAGLPFVAGHALNCYNAVTLRLLLKMGMTRWCMPVELSREWLINLLTQCDELGIRGQFEVEVLSYGYLPLAYSARCFTARAENRGKDDCQTCCIEYPQGRMLRTQEDQQVFVLNGIQTMSGYCYNLGNDLISMQGLVDVVRFSPQDTATLAVIEAFRANETGTQPLPVLSRHQCNGYWWQVAGLERVS; from the coding sequence ATGAAATATGCGTTAGGACCGGTCCTCTGGTACTGGTCAAATCAGAAGCTTCAGGCCTTTTATCAGGCCGCCGCAGAGAGCCAGGCAGATATTATCTATCTGGGTGAAGCGGTATGCAGTAAACGCCGGGCAACCCGAAATGGCGACTGGCTGGCAATGGCGAGAGAGGTGGCCAGCGCCGGGAAACAGGTAGTGCTCAGCACCCTGGCCCTGGTGCAGTCTCCCTCTGAACTCACCGAGCTGAAAAGGTATGTCGATAACGGTGAGTTCCTGATCGAAGCCAACGATATGGGCACGGTGAATATGGCGGCGGGTGCCGGGCTGCCTTTTGTCGCCGGGCATGCGCTTAACTGCTACAACGCCGTGACGCTGCGTCTGCTGCTTAAGATGGGCATGACCCGCTGGTGTATGCCGGTAGAGCTGTCACGCGAGTGGTTGATCAATCTTCTGACCCAATGCGACGAGCTGGGTATCCGCGGGCAGTTTGAAGTGGAAGTCCTGAGCTATGGTTATTTGCCACTGGCTTATTCAGCGCGCTGCTTTACCGCCAGGGCAGAAAATCGGGGTAAAGATGACTGTCAGACCTGCTGCATTGAGTATCCACAGGGAAGGATGCTGCGTACCCAGGAAGATCAGCAGGTATTTGTGCTGAACGGTATTCAGACGATGAGCGGCTATTGCTATAACCTGGGCAACGATCTGATTTCGATGCAGGGGCTGGTGGATGTTGTACGCTTCTCTCCTCAGGATACGGCTACCCTTGCCGTCATAGAGGCGTTCCGCGCTAATGAAACAGGCACACAACCTCTGCCGGTGCTTTCCCGACATCAGTGCAACGGCTACTGGTGGCAGGTAGCAGGCCTGGAACGGGTCAGCTGA
- a CDS encoding luciferase-like monooxygenase: MPQGATARDAFHASLALAQQAEKSGYNRYWLAEHHNMTGIASAATSVLIGYLAANTTTLRLGSGGVMLPNHSPLVIAEQFGTLESLYPGRIDLGLGRAPGSDQRTMMALRRHMGGHVDNFPADVSEMIGWFDAKEGVQPAVQPVPGLGLKIPVWLLGSSLYSAQLAAQLGLPFAFASHFAPDMLLQALHLYRENFKPSVRLEKPHAMVCVNVIAADSERDARFMFTSMQQQFINLRRGKPGPLPAPVENMDNLWSPSEQYGVQQALSMSIIGDKEKVRQGLISLIRETQADEIMVNGQIFDNQARLRSFELAMEANNTL, translated from the coding sequence ATTCCGCAGGGCGCCACTGCACGCGATGCTTTTCACGCGTCACTGGCTCTCGCACAGCAAGCTGAAAAATCAGGTTACAACCGCTACTGGCTGGCTGAACACCACAATATGACCGGGATTGCGAGCGCGGCCACTTCGGTTCTGATTGGTTACCTGGCTGCCAATACCACAACGTTGCGGTTAGGTTCCGGTGGCGTAATGCTGCCTAACCATTCCCCACTGGTGATTGCTGAGCAGTTCGGCACGCTGGAATCCCTTTATCCGGGTCGAATTGATTTAGGTCTGGGCCGTGCGCCAGGTTCCGATCAGCGCACTATGATGGCACTACGCCGGCATATGGGCGGCCACGTCGACAACTTCCCTGCCGATGTGTCGGAGATGATTGGCTGGTTTGATGCAAAAGAAGGCGTGCAACCTGCGGTTCAACCCGTGCCTGGTCTGGGCCTGAAAATCCCGGTGTGGCTGCTTGGATCCAGTCTCTACAGTGCACAGCTTGCGGCTCAGCTTGGCCTGCCTTTTGCGTTCGCCTCGCATTTTGCACCGGATATGCTGCTACAGGCTCTGCATCTCTACCGTGAGAATTTCAAACCCTCCGTCCGGCTGGAAAAACCTCATGCGATGGTCTGCGTCAACGTGATTGCCGCTGACAGCGAGCGTGATGCCCGCTTTATGTTTACCTCAATGCAGCAGCAGTTTATCAATTTGCGCCGCGGTAAACCCGGCCCGCTTCCGGCTCCGGTGGAGAACATGGATAACCTGTGGTCACCCTCAGAGCAGTATGGTGTGCAGCAGGCACTGAGCATGTCGATTATTGGTGACAAAGAGAAAGTCCGTCAGGGTCTGATTTCACTGATCCGCGAAACTCAGGCGGATGAAATCATGGTCAATGGGCAGATTTTTGACAACCAGGCTCGTCTGCGCTCCTTTGAGCTGGCGATGGAAGCAAATAACACTCTCTAA